Part of the Leishmania infantum JPCM5 genome chromosome 29 genome is shown below.
cattTCTGCACCGCGCACTGAAAGACGTTTCCACGCGTAGAAGacgagcagcacggcagctgGGCAGTCGGGCAAGACCGCGCCACGGCAAAGGTGACGATGACAGCTACCCAGCACTCTCTGTTGTACCTTTCTTGAGCCTtttacttttttttcgtttggcatcaaaaaaaaagtaaagGAAAGCATAACTAAACGGGGGAGTCAAACcgcaaaacaaaacgaaaaactGCGGAGCAGAGAAGGGGCTGTGtcggggaggagagggaaagggagagggagcggcaAACGCGCtcatacacgcgcgcacccgctTCCTCGGCATCTCTCAGTCTCACCCAGGTGTGACGCTCGGCCCTCCGAACTGTTTTCTGTTTCGATTTGGCCCAAGTCCTAGCAAGATCCACGTGCAGGGCAGAAGGGCGCCGCACCCTAGCGCTGCTTAGTAGAAGAAGCCGAGCACCTTACCACCGGTGTTGCGGGAGCGGGCCTCCTCGTGGTCCATGATGCCGAGCGAGGTCGTCAGCACCACGAAGCCGAACTGACGGGAGGGCAGGATGTTCTTCATCCACTTCTCGTagtcggtggtggcgcagtcGAAGCGCGGGCAGATAGCACCGCACTTGTTCAGGCGGCCGTTCAGGTTCACGACGATCTTGCCAGCGCGATGGTCATCGATGATCTCGAACTCGCCAATGTAGCCGTGCTTCTGCATCACCTGCAGGAacttcaccaccaccttggAGGAGGGGCGGATGAGCACCTGGCGCTTGCCACGGCGCTCCGCGCTCGCAATGGTGCGAAGCGCGTTCGCGAGAACGCTCATCATCGTCATCTTTGCTACAGACTGCACTCGATAAAATGGAAGAGAAGTTCCCAAATTCAGAAATCAGTTTCGTGGGAAGAGGAGACGGCaaacgcgtgcacgcacgggCGGGTACCAGacaggtgcgcacgcacacgttaCAACGCATGCAAGTGAGACAAAGTAGTTTGAGATGCAAGAGCGGTGAAGTTATTATGGCGAGCCCAGatgaaagaaaagagagaaaagtgTGCAAGATGAGGCGTGGAGTGAAACGACATGAACAACGCTGTTGATTCTCCGAGCAACTTCGGTATCATGTGAGACATCGGCATCGTCAGATGCGCCTACGATGAAGCCAAGTACAGACGAAAAAAGGCGCGCGAGTTCCGGCGTGAAAGCAAGCCCCTCGGTAGGACATGAGCTAGCTTCCCGCTGGCacgcagctctctctctctgctctttGGTGCACTTTGTTCCTTGATCTTCTTTTTCCTACGCTTGCAATCGCGGAGCAGGCATGAGACGGACGCGCGCAATTTATGAacctgccgacgccgcgcgcaGTGGCCGCTTAAACTGTGGGGGTGAGGAAGTCGCCGCAGACACAACGGCAGCAACCTCTgtcggtgcggctgcagcgccagagACAGCCCGGACGATGGTGGCAGCGTTTCCTTGcactgcagagcgctctctTGTGGGTCATGTGGGGTGGAAAGCCTCTTAGCACAGTCAGTGCCCTTTGGTCGAGGCGACCCCGAAAAGGCCTCATGATTCTCTGTTTTATCCGCCGTGGACGTGATTACTGCCGGCAGCACGAGAGGACAAGCGACGGCGTCTCTCATTGCAACGCCCAGCACTACCGCTGGCTCTTGTATCCTTGTCGCGAGAAAGGGCTGTAGCCCTGCAGGTAAGAGAGCCGGCAGCTCTGTGCCGCTGTCTGAGATCGCTTGTGCAGGGGCAGAAGGCCGTGTTAGGTGCACATCCTTCTCATCCGTAGCAGTGTGAGCCGCTGTTTCATCCGTTGCCGCTTTTGGCATCGTTGCCGCAGCAGAGACTTCAGCCGTTGTCTCCACCGTGGATGGCGGTTGTGAATCGCAACTGCgaggcagggggagggggtgctgtcgcagcgcagcggcgctgagaGAGCCGTGAGAAAGCCAACTGCTGCATGTTGCTGATGACGCTAGAGTCTATCTCGAGTacgccgaggaggtggaAAGGCCTGGGCTTTGTCGGCCGCATCTACAGCGAAAAGGAAGTGGGCACAGAGTAGCTCTGAAACCTCAGAAgtgccgcacacgcgtgcggaCGCGCGGTATCGGACGGGTGCACAGACGTCATCCCCCGTATGCGAGGTGCGGGCGTCGTTGCTGGCAGTTTCGTCCGCGGCGGTTTTCTCGACCCCGTCAATACTCGCAGTAGCGGTGGAAAGGTCAGGGCCAAGCGTGCTATGCGCTTTCTAGCCCGAATAGCTGGAGATGAAGACACCGAGGCCGCCAATGCCGCATGACGACTGACCGGCTGCGCAGAAACCACAGGAAGAATCGGTGCAGGAAAGCAGCTAAGGGGCACTGGTATCCGGGAACCGTTGCCACGTCTGTCGCAGACACAGTTCAACGTGAGAACGTGTGACTAGTCACTGCATGGAAGGACTGGCGGCAATGAAATGGAGAGGGCCGAGAGAAAGGGGCAATGCTTCACATACCTGTCTGAGGTGGCGACTGCAGCGAGAAGCTTCTTGGAAGTGGGGTGAGATGCTCCTCCGAGCACCACCTCGTCTAGGGCTATGATTGCCTTTCCAATGTCCCCCAAAGTTACGTCCCGCGCATCCTCAGTGTGCCGTCGGGGGCTCATGCAAGTAAGCCATTGGAGATGTAACCTCAtagcgagtgtgtgtgtgtgtgtgtacgtcgCAAAAGAACAAGGCAACAGTGGGTTGGAGGGAGCAGGCAGAAAGGAGATGAAAGGCCAGATGGAGGGAGGAATggggtgtgtgtatgtatgtgtttGAACGACGGGAAACAAAGGAGATGCCAGCAGGAGGAAAGGAAACGACGGCGCCTACTCGTAGATGATTGTCGACTTCAGTCCGCTTGTGTTTTCTTTCGTCCTTTCTTTGCGATCGTCACAGTCTGGTCGCTAGATCTGCGTGCATGACAGTGCTTGTCAAGGCGtgcgaaaggaaaagagaagtcGCAACGGACTGAGCTCTGCAGATAGCCTCGCCTCTGACTTCTTTCTTGCTCTTGTTTGCTTGCAGTTGCTCCACATGGTGGTTGCACCACTTTTCATATGAAAGTGGCTGTGGGTCTCGCAACAACCCTCACGCCGTATTACCGGAATGAGGTGAGAAGGAAGCGAGGTAAGGGAAGGGGGACGAAAGAAGGCTAGAGAGGGGCATGGAAGTGGTAAGGAGAGGAAAGGCATGGAAAAAGAGAATCAGCAAGAGAAAAAGCCCACAGTGGACGTTCACAAAGGCACATCCTCGTCTGCCATCAGGCACTCCCCAAAAACACGAGTATCGCATGGTCTTCGGGAGCAAAACTGGAGAAGACAtaatgctgctgctgaaacTGCTTGCCGTACACAGGGGAGAGGTGGGTACTCTTCGTGATAGACGAACTCGCCGTTGATTGCCGCTCGGCTGCGGCCacctcaccgccggcggcgccacaaCTGGAAGCTGAGGGCTGAGAACACAGcgacgcactgctgcggaaagagctgcgccagccggATCCGAAGGAGGAAAGGCGCTGTCCCGTCAGCGGGGAGGCACTCAAGCGCAGCGGTGATTTTGCAAGTAGCCCCTGCGGTGCGCTAGCTCCTGGGGTCAGTGGCGTGCTGTTCGCCTCCACCTCTTGTTTCGAAAACAGCTGACCATAAACACGCCCGCGCACCACGTACTCGCTCACCAGCTGATGCAGGTGAGTGgtgaggagctggagcgcggATACAGTGATGCTGCTttgctcgcgcgcgcgtgcagtgTACGGCTGGAGGAGGGTGAGTATTCGGCTTTCCAGAGTGGTGGGCTCGACGGTTATCTCGCTGTCCACGGCTTGTCGCTCACGTTGCTGAGCTGCACGACGCAACTGGTCACAATCCTGTATGAAACTAATGCGCTGGTTGTCCACACGCACGTGTACGATTCCGTCCGCCTCCATGTCGAAGAGCTTTATAATGTGTGGTGAGCTGTCCTCCAGATCTGCAGTTGGAGATGACACGAAGACGTACTTGGAGAGTGCACGCTGCGAAAAAGTCAAGAGTCGGCTCTCGTATGGCATACGGTAAGTCTCCGAGCCGAGGTGCATCTTCACCACAGTCGGAGGAAGCGTGTACGCCAACGCCATCGCAAAACTGGCACAGTCTCGAGCGTCCTCTCCTGTGACAACAATCTGGTTGCCGCTGAAAAGTGCACGCAGAAGGGTGTGTACCGCAGCCTCTGGCGCGTTCTTGGAAGCGGTGTCAGCGAAAAACTGGAGAAGCCACAGCGGTAAAGGCTTCACTACAATTTCAGCGTCGACGAAAAGTAGCTGCTTCGCAAACTGTGGGAGTAGAATGTCACCGTGTACGTGTGGGGCGTCGGTATTCACCTGGTCAATACAGGACTGGGCAAACGGCAGTCGATCCTCCAAAATCCGCTCTGCATCACGCTGTGCGGCATCTTTATCGTGGCACGCCAAAGGAATAGGTTCTGACAGCGCTTGAGGAAGAATGACTTCAAATTGACAATGCATGTCCTCCATCACGGCCTCCTGTGCGGCCGTAGACGTCGACAAGCTATCTGAGCCTGTGAcagggagggaaaggagcTCCGTGAgcgggcgcagcggcttccGGCGCGATTCCTCACGTAGCTGCTCTAGATTTGCCACAGTAGAATACTCCTGCTGATATCGAGTAGTGGCGCGCTGCGTCCAGCGCCTCAACAGCACCTCGACAAAGCAGCTCAGGTAGTCCCACCGCGCAACTAACTCGTGATACGAGGGATGCAGAAACACGAGGCAAAACCGGCGCTTCTCCCCGCGTGCCACGATGTCAGGTATACTGAAAAGAAAGCTGCCGACACACGGGCACCCACTTTCTTGGTACAGCAGGCGTTCTTCTCGACTTTCATTTGACGTGAGTACATGAGCAGCTACTGAGTTAAGGTAGTCCTTGCACTCATGGTGCAGCAAACCGCTGGCAACATGTTTACCCAGAAGGGTCCTTCCTTCGATGAAGCACAGTAGCTGGCGTACGACAGAATTACTCTTGGCTACCCGGTTGAAATCGAAGTATTCGAAAGCGTACGTCACCTTGGGTCCATCAAGGGCGTCAAACTCGCCAATGAACGCCGCGGGGGTATCCAGCATCGACAAGTGAGCCTGATTCTCGCTTGAGCATCGAACTCcaaaaacacaaaaaaagaaataaGAGCCGCACAGCGTGGTGTGAGTCTCGTTTCGAGAGCACGGAGAGCAACTACACTAGTAGATGTGCATCAAAGGAAAGCAGGTGAGAAGAAAGTATGTTCACGCAgcaataataataataagaGTTGCGCTTCAGTGTCACACAGGCTCGGCGCACTTTGTGTCAAATACTCGAAGTACTGCGCACAGATGTGACTGCTGGCATACCCCTCATGGGCAGAAGATACACCTACAAGAAGATAAAGCCAAATAGTCGAAGTGCCGCTAGTGTATCGAGGTCGGAAAAGAGGTTGGAAGAGCAGTACGTAAGGATGGTGAGAATAATCAAAGCGAGAGCCATGAAGACAAACGCCGAGAGACACAAAATCTACGTTGATAGGGGCAAGACTTCGCTCGCACACATAGTCAGCTTTTGGGGTATGTGCCTCTGTCCACCATATCCAAGAGA
Proteins encoded:
- a CDS encoding putative 40S ribosomal protein S15A — encoded protein: MTMMSVLANALRTIASAERRGKRQVLIRPSSKVVVKFLQVMQKHGYIGEFEIIDDHRAGKIVVNLNGRLNKCGAICPRFDCATTDYEKWMKNILPSRQFGFVVLTTSLGIMDHEEARSRNTGGKVLGFFY